In Patagioenas fasciata isolate bPatFas1 chromosome 2, bPatFas1.hap1, whole genome shotgun sequence, a single window of DNA contains:
- the CHMP4C gene encoding charged multivesicular body protein 4c: MSKISKFFKGGGSAPRGRGGPSPQEALARLRETEEMLSKKQAYLETRIERELAAARQYGTKNKRAALQALKRKKRYEKQLSQIDGTLSTIEFQREALENSHTNTEVLKNMGYAAQAMKKVHENMDLNKIDDLMQEITEQQDVAQEISDAISNRAAFGDDFDEDELMAELEELEQEELNKGMRDVRLPSVPSTSLPSRPALTRKRAEDEDEMKKLAAWAS, from the exons atgagCAAGATTTCCAAGTTCTTCAAGGGGGGAGGCTCGGCTCCCAGGGGCCGCGGGGGGCCCTCGCCGCAGGAGGCGCTGGCCCGGCTGCGGGAGACGGAGGAGATGCTGAGCAAGAAGCAGGCGTACCTGGAGACGAGGATCGAGCGGGAGCTGGCGGCAGCCCGGCAGTATGGCACCAAGAACAAGCGAG CTGCCTTACAAgcactgaagagaaaaaagagataTGAGAAACAGTTGAGTCAAATTGATGGGACACTTTCGACCATTGAGTTCCAGAGAGAGGCACTGGAAAATTCCCACACCAACACAGAAGTGCTCAAGAATATGGGTTATGCTGCACAAGCTATGAAAAAAGTGCATGAAAATAT GGACTTGAACAAAATTGATGATTTGATGCAAGAGATCACGGAACAGCAAGATGTTGCCCAGGAAATTTCAGACGCTATCTCGAACCGAGCTGCCTTTGGTGATGATTTTGATGAG GATGAGTTGATGGCAGAATTAGAAGAACTGGAGCAAGAAGAATTGAACAAGGGAATGCGAGATGTCAGGTTGCCAAGCGTTCCATCCACATCGCTGCCTTCTCGTCCTG CATTGACCAGGAAGAGAGCGGAGGATGAAGATGAAATGAAGAAGCTGGCTGCCTGGGCTTCATAA
- the ZFAND1 gene encoding AN1-type zinc finger protein 1 codes for MAELELGKHCGVPECRQLDFLPFVCDGCSGVFCLQHRSRDAHGCSEVNIRNSSVKTDQHRSYPCSYKGCNGKELLPVLCPYCEKHFCLRHRHQSDHECEKLNMPQPRMAATQQLVKHIIDSKKREEAKSKKRKGAKNSETAAKVALMKLKMHACGDKSLPQTERIYFQVFLPKGNKEKSKPMFFCSKWSIGKVVDVAASLASLENNNNKSTAQKLRLCHTASGQALPFEHTLETWLSDKEYPLYNGGNIILEYLDNDVLFIEDTESYFS; via the exons ATggcggagctggagctggggaagcACTGTGGGGTGCCGGAGTGCCGGCAGCTCG ATTTTCTCCCATTTGTATGTGATGGCTGTTCAGGTGTTTTTTG CCTTCAGCACAGGAGCCGGGATGCTCATGGGTGTTCTGAG GTGAATATAAGAAACAGTTCTGTGAAAACAGATCAGCACAGATCTTACCCATGCTCATACAAGGGCTGCAATGGAAAAGAGCTTTTGCCAGTTTTATGTCCCTACTGTGAGAAACATTTTTGCCTAAG ACACCGGCATCAATCAGACCATGAATGTGAGAAACTGAACATGCCACAACCTCGAATGGCTGCTACCCAGCAGCTAGTTAAACATATTATAG ATTCTAAAAAAAGGGaagaagcaaaaagcaaaaaacgTAAAGGAGCAAAAAACAGTGAGACAGCAGCAAAAGTGGCATTAATGAAACTGAAAATGCATGCATGTGGGGACAAGTCCTTGCCTCAG ACAGAAAGAATTTACTTTCAAGTGTTTTTACCAAAAGGCaacaaagagaaaagcaagcCCATGTTCTTTTGCAGTAAGTGGAGTATTGGCAAAGTAGTAGATGTTGCAGCTTCCTTAGCAAGCCttgaaaataacaacaacaaatcaacAGCCCAG AAATTGAGACTATGCCATACTGCCTCTGGACAAGCCTTGCCATTTGAGCACACGTTGGAAACATGGCTATCTGATAAAGAATATCCATTGTACAATGGTGGAAATATAATTTTGGAGTATCTTGATAATGATGTTCTATTTATAGAAGATACAGAGTCATACTTTAGTTAA